TCGAAGTCCAATCTTCTGTACCTTCAGGTTTATCAACTTTACTACCATGGATTACGAAGTGCTTTATTACACGATTAAATCGCATCCCTTTGAAGTGGCCCTTCTGACTGCAAAGGCATTTTATAGAGTTAATGCATATGAGTTATGACAAGCATTTACAGTATAACCACAAATGCAGAGAACTTGGTTCACAGAGCCTCTTCATGCAACTACTATACTAAATAAAGCAACATGTATCATCGCCACTGGCCTCAATGTGTCAACTTCATGACTTATACATTGTGAACTCTAGCAAATTAGCAATGATACATCTCCACCGGCACATTTCCTAGATTTTGGTTCTACTTCTACACAATGTTATGCTTTAGTATTCATTTATTGATCACTGTGAGACTGAAATTATCAGTCATAGAAATAAAGGTTCTCTTTCGGATaacaaagaaaatgaactaCTTCTGAAGAAGAGAACTCTTTAATAAGCCCTCATCTGGAGATCAAAGTTCGAAGACTTGGGGTTCATATAAATGGTGGGGAATTGATCAAGAAATAAGCTTTATATCATTTTGTAAAGATATGACGTCTaggcctaactcaaccccaaagtTAGCTCATAAGTAGACCATCAATTCATTACCCAACCAATTGGACTCTAACCCACTCTAACACCTTTCATCAGCATGAATCTCAAAACCAACATCAATACATGCTTCTAGACActcccccaccccacccccacacGCCCACCCCCAAAGTATCGACCACTGTAGAGTGAAGAAAAAAACTAAGGTAACACGAATGCAAATGCAGCACATCATTTCAACGGAACATTTCCATAGACATAAACCAAAGATAATGAAGTACGCACCAGAAATCAACAAATTCGTCAACAATGTCAGGAGAACCATCCTTGTAAAGTTCCACAATTATCAATCCTTTTGAGGTGGTTATGGACTGTAAAAGTTTAAAAGAGttaagaaaggaaaaagaatcaAGCAGAGACAAACAACCAAATGGGGTAGTGAATTATCCAATCGTACCCAAAATACACAAAGAATAGAACTTGTAAAACAACCGAAACAGTAGTACAGTCATTTGCCTCCATTTACAGAAGTCCCAAAAAGAGAATTTTTCTCATAAAATGACTCGTTAATACTTGGAAGTTAATCATATGATGTGGTAAGAGCATGTGCTCGAAGTAGGAAGAAGTAAACTAGAAAAGGATACTTGAAGCAGATCCCTAGCATTACTTCTGTATACAAAGTTCTGAAATTCTATAAGAACCAGTATTAAAATACTTGTTTCTTTTAACAAAACAGAATTGAATCACTCATATGACCACTTCCATATAAAATGCAGAAGAAATTTTCTGTACTCACAGCATATGTAGGGCCATTGACATCAGATCTCTTATGCTCAATAAACGTATTTTCATCCTGCATCATGCAAACAGAAATATGCATTAAGCACAGAAGAAGAATAACCAAGAATTTCATCTGCATCTATTCTTATTCAATCCCAGATGATCTCGTATTGTGGATTCCAGTGTTATCAAAAGCAAAAAATGCAATATAGTAGTAATATCCGTTGGGCTTTACCCGTAAATAAAGTGCGGGCTGTAATGAAAAAAGGTGCAAATGGAGAAAATACAACTACATGGGGTTGTTTGGTGTGACAGATAAGAATAAATAGTCCTGGGATAAAAAAGTAAACCTGGAATAAAAATTTGGTGTCTTGTTTGGTTGCCATgtttgggataacttatcccatcatTTAAACCACagtgatgggataagttatcccataTACATGATGGGATATGTTATCCTAGGATAACTACCCCAGAATAATTGATCATGGGATAACTTGTTCCCAACCAAACGACaccatatatatgtttagtctatgactaataattataagcatgaaacacaaatatatgaataaagaaaatttgaaaagaattatGATAAAGAGAAATATCAATTGTTCTTCAAAAGAGGCTGATGACAATAAAGCACATTAAGCGACATGAGATGCTGAACAAACTTTGACCCTCGCTTCAAGGCTTAAGCGCGCTTTTGACAACACTGGTGGATTGTGACATCAGTTCAGAAAGATGAAACTCCCAAAAAGTCTAAATAGGGTGTGGGTGTGGGGGGTTACAGGTCCACCATCCCTATGAGGCGGGAAACCAATCCCTCCTACAGGTCAAGAATTATGAAATTCTCACAACAGCAAGGTCTACTCGAAAAGAATTCCGTTCATTGAAACTTTTAACTGTGACAAATGCAATTTATCAGTGACAAGTATCTCATCTCAGACCATTACAAGCTACAAATAAATCAGtcccatatttttctaaaatggaCAACAATTTATCATCTAGCAAGAATTGAAATTGCAGTTTTTCATACCTCAGTGGTTGACAATTCATCCCGTGTCTGAATCATTGACCTAGAAGCAAATTATCAAGTGTAAGGTCAGCGAACATTCATATCGCCAGCCGGACCCAATTTGCTTGGGATTGAGGCTAAGTTGTTATTGTTATAATGTACTTTAAAATGATCGATAGACTTGCAGTATcccataaattaattaaaaagttaCATGTACGGATAGTTCACGACACAAGTGCGAAAGACTTGAGTGATAATTGCATTCGCACAGAAAATGTGcattttatgaagatttttcACATGAAGAGTTACTTTTGACTTACTAATGAGgtttcttttgagttttgacAAGGTACAAACGGGGCTTATATAGAACAAAACTAGTTTTTCCTGAATATTATATGAATGCATGAATCATTAAGAAATAAGAGCTACATTTAACAAGTGTCAAATTAAGGCAACAACCGTTAATACCCAGGGGTTTTGCAAAAACAGCAAAAAATGCCTTGGGAGGTATAAATTTTAGCTTGCAGTCAAAAGCTGAAAATTGATCACTtcttaaataattgaattactAGAGACTAAAGTTTGCTCTTGTAGAATCACATTCATAAATTTTTGAATGCTCCCTTTGGTGTAAAGTTCACAAACTCTTGGTTTAGTTGCCACGAAACCCAGGCAGTTCCTTGCTATCAGTACCCAAAACAAGCGCAAAACCTTTACACATCCAACTGCCGATTTATGTTCTACACTACACTGTAGTTAAGCCCATGCTAACATAGACACAACTGAAGTTCAATGTCAGACTCAAATATGGATGACAACACAAGAATAcagaagtttaaattttttttcttttttattttattaatttaacttattCTTTGATAAAACGGAAATTTGAAAGTACGGTACATGATATCGAATCACATgtttacatatacaaaaaaaaattattcaatccaccaaaaaaataaaaataacaaaagaaacggaaaaaaaaaataccaataAGCAATCAAATAACGACCATAAATTTCATACATCATAACACCCAAAAGAGtagatttatataattcaatatCGAATGAGTTTTTTAAGTAGCATATCTAGATCTGTCCATGACATGTTAGTTGTCACAATTCATTTTTCGCCATTCAATATAAGCTAGAGTAGTCAGAAAACATATAGTGATTTATCCATTAATGATAAAAACCAATATCAATCTGATCACTAACAGCAAACCATTTTCAACACTACGAGCTGCAAACAGAGGGGATGAATTGGATATAGGTAGGTTGAATACGGATAAATATCCAAGCCACCCATATTTAACACGGAGAATACAAGCTAAAAGTCAGAATAAGCTTAGACTCCCAAGAAAACgagaattcataaaaaaaactccctccatttcaatttgtttttctcactttcctttttagttcgTTTATAAAGAATaactctttcctttttttggcaactctatgatttcaactttccacgtgacatgttcAAGAGCACAAGATTAAAAGACATTTGGGTACATTCTACCTATCTTTAGTATAAGAccacaaaatcaaaaattttcttcactttcTTCAACACTGTGCCAGTTAAAACcaaataatcaaattgaaacaagCAGACAAACGAGTATTGATAATATGGATATCATACTATCCATTTTTAGTGGATAAAATCCATATTTGATCCATTTTTAAATGGGAGTTATCCAACCCATATCTATGGATCAAATCAGATGGTTACTAATTTTTAAAACCATTTTGCCAAGCCCAGTCAGAAGTAAAACACTATCAGAaaaccacgcccgacgtcgttcgaccgtgtgtgctgcccaaaggcgatgatggcatgccacgcccgacgtcgttcgaccgtgtgtgcttgaTAGCTCATCACCAGCAGTTGTTCTGCCATTAGATTCTTGTTACTATTGATTCTTATAACATGGACGTTTTCATAGTACCTTAAGCCTTAGATGATCTAGATTTTCCTCTAGCCGTCACATATTCTTAGAAAATGAAGAGACTGCAGGAGAGAAGGAGTATGGACAACCAGAGGCATCAATGAAAAGTTTTAGAAAGGTGGTTCGGAAACTTTGGGTGCTTAGGAAACTTAGACCACAGGTTTTCCTTCATTATATTTGGATTTCAAGGTAAACAGTTGACCTTGGAATGATAAAGATCAACCCCGACCAATTTACATAACAGGCcattaactcaatccattcaaAACTGGTCTGTCTGTGAAGATACAGAGATGATCTAAATCGATTCCATCATCTTGCATAGGATCTTATAAGCAATAAATTCATTTATGTATGCAAGAGGAAAACATGTTAGCACTAATCCAAAAGGagtttgtttttgtttaaaatcgctacttcattattatttctctttttatattgTGAAGATAATGAGCACATTGGTGAAAATTTTGACCCTAGTGCTAAATACTTCTTAAGTATGAAGTCCTGAAATATTAGGGACCCAAACAACGCATTTATAAGGATTCACACAGAAAACCCCACCTAGCTTGGGTTGAGGCATAGTTGTTGTTATagtattctttctattttttataataatggTAGCCGAAGTAACTTGTGCACACCTTGACTATCACACCAGATACCTGAATCCTCCTAATAGTACATATTCGGCTAACTCCGTCAACCAAGACTTAGAGATATGGCAATTAACTTTTAATTGAACCTTGCTCAGCCATGATCTTCAGATCCTTGAATGCACAACTCACCCCATCATTTGTAAATGTAGACACATCCTCCAATCCATCCACTAAAAGGACAAAATATCTTTTGAGTCATTTAGGTGTAATGTATGTTGGAGTTATTTTTGCATCATATGGgttaaaaagtgaagaaatttgTTTTTTCTCCCTAAATGTCTTTACTACTTTCATATAATTGTACCTATAATCCACCAGTTTTGAACTGTATGCCATTGATTCTCGGGGATTTGACAGTTACAAGAACAAAAATAATCGTACCCACACAGGTTTATCTCTTTCTCAGCTTGTGCTCCAGACGTAAAATCCAAACCAACAATAAGCTCAACATATCAATGAACAGctcaaaaattacaaaatttatacCCTACAAGCAACTAGAACAAGCATCTGAGATAGCTACAACAATACTAGTACGTACATAGAAAGGATTTTGACAAACCTTCGAGACCAGTGTCTATAAGTAGCAAACAGGAAAAACACCATTACAGCAACAATTAAGCCATATAGAATAATCGTAGGGACACTAATTCCACTTGGCCCTTTCTTCTTTTTGCTTTGCAGCAAAAGTGCTTGTGGTTTTATTTTCGCCATGAGTCTTGGACCTTGCAGGTATAAATAtctgaattttcaaaaaaaaacaagaccaaattaaaagacattttaccaagctaaacaaacaaaaacataaatatttcgAGAACAACCAAaccaaaaatacaatttaaatcTAAGATGTGTTGCCAGATAGCAAAGCTAAAATCAGTTTCAAAAATCAACTTAAtggaccaaaataa
The nucleotide sequence above comes from Solanum pennellii chromosome 9, SPENNV200. Encoded proteins:
- the LOC107029444 gene encoding peptidyl-prolyl cis-trans isomerase CYP21-4-like, which translates into the protein MAKIKPQALLLQSKKKKGPSGISVPTIILYGLIVAVMVFFLFATYRHWSRRSMIQTRDELSTTEDENTFIEHKRSDVNGPTYASITTSKGLIIVELYKDGSPDIVDEFVDFCQKGHFKGMRFNRVIKHFVIHGSKVDKPEGTEDWTSRGKHYSRLDTSLKHEAFMLGTSKTNHEGEGFDLFITTAPIPDLNDKINVFGRVIKGEDIVQEIEEVDTDDHYRPKTPVQINEVTLKYST